One Deinococcus humi genomic window carries:
- the hpt gene encoding hypoxanthine phosphoribosyltransferase, whose translation MSPAPSASVPGSGPVQINAEQLQARIGELAARIREDYAGREPHLICVLNGAFMFHADLVRALDMPCTMDFLQASSYGNAKQSSGEVRLVKDLQFPISDRHVILVEDIVDTGITMNYLLHYLEGRGPATIKIAALLSKPSRRKVEVPVEYLGFTIPDAFVYGYGLDRSQYDRNLPFITSQE comes from the coding sequence ATGAGTCCTGCCCCTTCTGCCTCTGTTCCCGGTTCCGGCCCCGTGCAGATCAACGCCGAGCAGCTTCAGGCCCGTATCGGTGAGCTGGCCGCCCGCATCCGTGAGGACTATGCGGGCCGCGAGCCGCACCTGATCTGTGTGCTGAACGGCGCGTTCATGTTCCACGCCGATCTGGTGCGCGCGCTGGACATGCCCTGCACCATGGATTTCCTGCAGGCCAGCAGCTACGGCAACGCCAAGCAGAGCAGCGGCGAGGTGCGCCTGGTCAAGGATCTGCAATTCCCGATCAGTGACCGCCACGTGATTCTGGTGGAAGACATCGTGGACACCGGCATCACCATGAACTACCTGCTGCACTACCTGGAGGGGCGCGGCCCCGCCACCATCAAGATTGCCGCGCTGCTGAGCAAACCCAGCCGCCGCAAGGTGGAGGTGCCGGTGGAATACCTGGGCTTCACCATTCCGGACGCCTTCGTCTACGGATACGGGCTGGACCGTTCGCAATACGACCGCAATCTGCCGTTCATCACCAGTCAGGAGTAG
- the trpC gene encoding indole-3-glycerol phosphate synthase TrpC yields MNGLPLPDPSRVPGVLGRIVQERAGDYREASPDFGPARPAACLFEAALGGPDLALIAEVKRASPSQGAIAPLDPAAAARAYQSGGAAAISVLTEPRHFDGNPQALHSVVGAVELPVLRKDFVVHPAMLSEAAEWGASATLLMVSVLKEATGAYLQAAHHLGLDALVEVHDETELDVALESGARIIGVNNRDLTTLDINLAVSPRLIRLARQRGFTGVLVAESGYRSPDQIAQIRGLADAVLVGSSLAGSGDLTRAARELLAV; encoded by the coding sequence GTGAATGGCCTGCCCCTCCCTGATCCAAGTCGCGTGCCGGGTGTGCTGGGCCGCATCGTTCAGGAGCGTGCCGGGGATTACCGGGAAGCCAGCCCAGACTTCGGCCCCGCCCGCCCTGCCGCCTGCCTATTCGAGGCGGCCCTGGGCGGCCCGGATCTCGCCCTGATTGCCGAGGTCAAGCGTGCCAGTCCCAGTCAGGGAGCGATTGCCCCGCTGGACCCGGCGGCGGCGGCACGCGCCTACCAGTCAGGGGGCGCGGCGGCCATCAGCGTGCTAACCGAACCCCGCCACTTCGACGGTAACCCGCAAGCACTGCACAGCGTGGTGGGCGCTGTGGAGTTGCCCGTGCTGCGAAAGGATTTCGTGGTGCATCCCGCCATGCTGTCTGAGGCTGCCGAGTGGGGCGCGTCGGCGACGCTGCTGATGGTCAGCGTGCTGAAGGAGGCGACGGGCGCGTATCTGCAAGCGGCGCACCACCTGGGTCTGGATGCCCTGGTGGAGGTTCACGATGAGACCGAGCTGGACGTGGCGCTGGAGAGTGGGGCGCGCATCATCGGGGTCAACAACCGCGATCTGACGACGCTGGACATCAATCTGGCCGTCAGCCCGCGCCTGATCCGGCTGGCCCGGCAGCGCGGTTTTACCGGCGTACTGGTGGCCGAGAGCGGCTACCGCAGCCCCGATCAGATCGCGCAGATTCGCGGTCTGGCCGACGCCGTGCTGGTGGGCAGCAGTCTGGCGGGCAGCGGCGATCTGACGCGGGCGGCGCGCGAGTTGCTGGCTGTCTGA